Proteins encoded within one genomic window of Macrobrachium nipponense isolate FS-2020 chromosome 8, ASM1510439v2, whole genome shotgun sequence:
- the LOC135223156 gene encoding uncharacterized protein LOC135223156, whose translation MRLVMYTQAEGMRLVMYTQAEGMRLVMYTQAEEMRWSCTRGRRGCGRRSWYRGRKAAGGYGNTQGREGERYGHGTTQAEGIAAASVHAGEGDWGWVMYRRKGGDAGRVMYAGGKGCGGRSFVTQAGEGMGGRSCTRRPEGMRPVMYTQGGRDAAGHIRGRRGCGQSCTRRRGDAASHVHAGGGGRP comes from the exons ATGCGGCTGGTCATGTACACGCAGGCGGAGGGGATGCGGCTGGTCATGTACACGCAGGCGGAGGGGATGCGGCTGGTCATGTACACGCAGGCGGAGGAGATGCGGTGGTCATGTACACGCGGGCGGAGGGGATGCGGCCGG CGGTCATGGTACCGCGGGCGGAAGGCTGCGGGCGGTTATGGTAACACGCAGGGCAGGGAAGGGGAGCGGTACGGTCATGGTACCACGCAGGCGGAGGGGATTGCGGCCGCGTCAGTACACGCAGGCGAAGGGGATTGGGGCTGGGTCATGTACCGCAGGAAGGGAGGGGATGCGGGCCGGGTCATGTACGCGGGCGGGAAGGGCTGCGGGGGACGGTCATTTGTAACGCAGGCAGGGGAGGGGATGGGCGGAAGGTCATGTACACGCAGGCCGGAGGGGATGCGGCCAGTCATGTACACGCAAGGCGGAAGGGATGCGGCCGGTCATATACGCGGGCGGAGAGGCTGCGGCCAGTCATGTACACGCAGGCGAGGGGATGCGGCCAGTCATGTACACGCAGGCGGAGGGGGACGGCCTTAG